CCTGAATTCATAGTTTGTGACGAGCCAGTGTCTTCTTTGGATGTCTCTATTCAGGCGCAAATACTTAATTTGTTGATGTCATTGCAGGATACTATGGGCCTGACCTACATGTTTATTACGCATGATTTAAGTGTTGTCAGGCACTTGAGCACAAATATAATGGTGATGTATTTGGGGCAGTGCGTCGAATATACCTCTGGGCCGCTTTTGTTTCAAAATCCGCTTCACCCTTATACAAAAGCTCTGTTGAGCGCTATTCCAAGACCAAGTATCAAGCCGGAACATCGCATGAAAAGCATTATTATCGGAGAAGTGACAGACCCTGTCAATCCAAAACCCGGCTGTCGTTTTGCGCCGCGCTGCTCTTACGTGACAAAACGGTGTTCCGACGCGGATGTTCCCGTTGTGAAGGCCGAAGATGGACACGAAGTAAAGTGTGTTCTATATTGTTGAATTAGGAGATAGTGATTATGCCTGACGGGAAAAGAGAACTCCAGCATTTGACGTGGAAAGATTGCAAGCAAATTTTTGAGACCGATCCTGTAATTCTGCTCCCTTTAGGCTCAATGGAGGTACAGGGGCCTCATTCTATAGTCGGCGACTACCTGATTGCATCGGAAGTGGCCCGTGAAACGGCTCGACGTTCCGACGCTTACGTAATCCCTGTCATTCCATTTGGTTGTTCTGAATATTTTCGTGAATTTCCGGGTACTATTTCTTTATCGCCGATGACACTTTATGGCCTTTTACATGACGTGATCGAGTGTCTGATAGAGCATGGCGCCACCAAACTCCTTTTAGTCAATGGTCATGGAGGCAACAATGGAACTTTGGAGTGGATTGGACGTGATATACGGCGTGAATTCGGCGTTATCATGGGGAAAATAACTATTTGGAGAAGTTTTACAAAGGAATTACTGACGGAAGTTTACGGAGAAAAAGCAGTAAACAATAAACATGGCGGCGGAATGGTGGATGCGGTAGTCCGTTATCTTTTTCCAGACGATATTCGCGCAGATTACGTAGGACCTTCCGATATTAATCAGCAATGGGAAGCGTTTACGCTTACAGATATCGGTGAAACGTTGATTGGAGGAACTATTCAAGACATTTATACAGATATGACGCATGTCTCAAAACAGGGTTGTTTAGGCGACCCATTAATGAGTACCGCAGAGGACGGCAAAGTTCTTTTTGAAGCGATGGTGGCCTGTTGCTGTGAGTTTGTGGACAAGATGAAACGATCTGACATGAGGCTGCATTGAGTTGATTTGGCATCGACTCTGTAAAATAAAGTGTGTGATGAACTAAAAACGAGCCATCGAAAGAGAAGGTGAATCACGCATAAGTAATACGGACAAAGTGAAAGAACCGCTGAATATCACGGACAGGATGTTGGATCAGTTAATCGAAGAACTCTGCAAATTCAAATTCATAGAAACGCGTTTCACCAGGGGACTTTTTGCATTGGAGTCCAGTCGCCGGAGAAGTTCGACGAGTGGTTGGGGTCGAAGCCGGAGTCACTGGTGTAGTAGGTGTTGCCGTCGGAGCTTCGCCAGCCATAGTCATAGCCCGTGGGCGCGCTGTAGGACTCGCCGCTGCCGCTCCACCGGTCCGTGCCGGTGATCGTATCCGTCCAGCCCCGGCTTATGCGCGACGCGCTGTCCGCCTGATTGTCCAGCACCTCGCGCCGGTTTTTCGATATATAATTATAGGTATCCTGAATCTGGCGCTGCAAAGCCGCGTCGTTTATCCTTATTTGCGCTTCCTGCGCCCGGATATTCTGCTGCTGAAGGTAGTTCGTCACCTGCCCTCGGACTTCCTCCCAGGCCGGGTTGATGGACGTGTTGGCCATTATCGCCGCGAATTCCCTTTCACAGGCGCGGAGCTTCCCTTCGTCTGCGGCGACGGCAAACATATTCGTCGTGTTCCACATCACGGAACCGCCGTCTATCCGGACGTAAAAGATGCCAACCATCATCCCGCCTTCCTGTCTGCGACCGTCCTTCAGGCAGGTAAAATCCACAAGCGCCACGTCGGCGACCGTCTGTCGATTGGCGGGGTTCCTCAACCCCCGGCGCGTCGCCTCCTCGATGCCCTGCTGGTTCATCACAGCGGCCGTCTTCTCCAGAGCTTCGGCTATCGCCTGAGGTTTCGAAACCTTCGTCACGCTGACGTCGGACAGCGTCCTGTCGCCGTTCAGAAGTTCCCGGATATAGTCCTCCGGACTTACCGGCTGCTTCACCAAAAGACCCAGTCCTTGCGAATACGGGCCGGGGGCTATGAAATGGATCGGAGACACCATTCCGAAACGGGCTCCGTCCGTTGATTTTTCGATTTCAATCAACACGTGGGCCGGGTCCGAGATCATGTTGAAGTTCCACAGAACGTCGCTCTTCGTCAGCTTCCATCCCTCCGGCAGGGCCGCTCTGGCGGCGGGAATATCGCTCATTTGAGGGTCCGGAATCTGTACCGTCCGAATCATCAGTCCTTCCGGCTTTGCCGCCGTCTTCGCCTGCGGCTTTTTCCACGCCGCCTCGCTCGTCTCCGCGCCGAAAAGCATCGCCGTCAAAAGCAGAACTCCGGCCGCAAAGAATTTTCTCCGTCTCATTTCCCTTCACCTCCGGTTTTTTATAGCGGCTCTATTCCAAAATTACGAGCCCGATGACGATCAAACCCGCGCCGATCGCGGCCATTACCGCTTCCCCTTTCATGCGCGTCTCCCAGGCCGCTTCGGAGGGGTCGTCGGGATTGTAAAAAACATTCACCCAACATCCTTCGGTCAGTCCGGGGTCAAGGAGAACTTTGCCCCGCTCGTCGACGCGCTTCGAGTGTTCCCCCGCGCCGAAAATTTCGGTGGAGGCGGTGAAGATTTCCCCGCCGACGCGGTATTCGACGACGGGCGTGTGCAGGACGTACAGAGTTTCGACTCTGCTATCCGGGTCGAAGACGCGTTCCTCCCATCTTTCGAAGGACACCACTTTCCCCGGCGCGAGTCGCGTGCATTTCCTCCGCTTCAGAAACGACTTGCAGACCGGCAGCAGCCCCGCAGGCAGCAAAAGCAGTCCAAACAGGCCGCATATCAGAGCCGCCGCCGTCCGGTTCGCGTTTTTCACCTCCCATTCCGGAAAAAACGCGAGGAAAACGAAGATCACAAGCAGCACGGACAGCGCCCCCGGCCAGACACAAAGATTGCTTTCCGCCTCCAGGGACCGCGTCCGGCAGTATCTTACGCAAAGAAAGCCAATCAGGACCAGCGATAAGAGAGCCGTCACCAACGCCGCCATTTCACAGCCTTACTGCATCCTCTGGTAAACGATGGAGAACCCGTTGGGGGCTGTGATCTGGAACATGCTGCCGCTGGGGTCCATCTGGAAGAAGTTGGAGAACGCCATCCCCGTGGTCGTCCGACCAACCATCATGTTGCCCTGAATCTGAAAGATTCCAGCCTCGGCGGGCATTCCGTTGATCCAGCCCTGATACTGGTTGCCCTGGTACTGCATCACCCACTGCTGGCCGTTCACCATCGCCCCCCACACCCCGTCCAGACTCACCTGCTGCGGAATCGGCGGCTGAGGCATCGGCGGAATAATCGGCGGTTTCTCGGTAATCGGCGGCTGCGGGGGCGTTATCGGAGGCTGAGGAGGTGTTGCCGGCGGCTGGACAGGTTCTTTCCAGCCTGACGCTTCCTTCAGCCGCTCCAGGGCCTTCGTACCGTCCAGAACGCCGTTCTCCAGAGCGTAGTCCAGAGCCGTTTTTCCCTCCTGATCTTTCGCCGCGGCGTCGGCTCCCGCGTCCAGCAGGAACTCCACCAGCTCCGGAGCTCTGGCGTGCTCCACCTGAACAATGCCCATGAGAAGGGTCGTTCCGTCTCCGTCCAGCTCCGGATTGGGAGAAGCGCCGGCCCGGACCAGAAGGGTCACGATCTCACCGGTGACGTTTTTATACAGTTCCTCCTCAGGGTCGAAAAGGGCCATCAGAAATTTATCGCGCTGATACGATGCGTCCGCTCCGCGCTCCACGAGAAGCCTCAGAACCTCCGCGTTTCCGGAGGAAAGGGCGCTGCCCAGGGCGGCCTCCAGGGGCGTGGCGAAATTCCCGCCCTCCGTCCGGATGTTGACGTCCATTCCCGCGTCCAGAGCCTTTTTAATCGCCGACAGGTCTCCGATTCCGCAAAGGTCAATAAAGGCCCTCGGGCTCATGACGCCCCGATTTTTGAGCTCTTCCACTTTTTTGAGGGCCTTCTCGAAACCCTGTTCCGCCGACTTTTCGTACCAGTCCAGCGCCTGAGTCTCGTCCTTCGGAACGCCCTCGTTGCCGTCCTCGCACAAAATGCCCATGTTGTACTGAGCCAGACGGTTTCCCTGCTCCGCGGACTTCCGGAACCACTCCGCCGCCCTGGCTTTGTCCTGAGCCACGCCCTGCCCGTTGTAGTACATCACGGCCAGGTCCAGCTGTCCGCCGCTGTTTCCCTGTTCCGCCGATTTCCGGAACCACTCGAAGGCCTGGGCTTCGTCCTTTGGGATCCCCTCGCCCTCCCGGAGCATCGCCCCAAGCGTGTCCTGAGCGCTGGCGTTCCCGCCCTCCGCCGCTTTGCGGAACCATTCCGCCGCCTGAGCGGGGTCTTTCGGAACTCCCCATCCATTGCGATACAGGATCCCCATGTTCTCCTGAGCCGCGGCGTTGCCCTGGTCGGCGGCCTTCCGGAACCACTCCGCCGCTTTGGCGTAATCCTGAGCCGCGCCCTGCCCGTTGTAGTACAGGACCCCGACCTTGATCTGAGCGTCCACGTGACCCTGCTCCCCCGCTTTGGTAAACCACTCCAGAGCCTTCGCGTAATCCTGAGGAATGCCCTTGTGATAGCCGTCGAAGTAGACCCGACCCATTTTGTACTGAGCTTCCCGATCCCCTTTTTCGGCGGCGGCCCTGTAACCGTCCAGATTTTCCTCGATCTCGATGGAAGCCGCCAGACTTCCGGCGGGCTGTGACGCCAGAGAGAACAGAGCCCAAACGACGGTGAACGCCGCCGCGAAACGCGCAACTCGCTTCATTGCTTCCCAACCTCCCCTGCCTGTCTCAATTTACGCTCCGGCCTCAGAATAGGGGAACCGGAGCGCAAAATTGTCAGAGAAACGTCACCTGCATGTTACAAAAGTGTGAAAAGTAATGTTTTTTACTGCATCCTCTGGTAAACGATGGAGAACCCGTTGGGAGCTGTGATCTGGAACATACTGCCGTCGGGGGCCATCTGGAAGAAGTTGGAGAACGCCATTCCCGTGGTCGTCTGACCAACCATCATGTTGCCCTGAATCTGAAAGATTCCAGCCTCGGCGGGCATTCCGTTGATCCAGCCCTGATACCGGTTGCCCTGGTACTGCATCACCCACTGCTGGCCGTTCACCATCGCCCCCCACACCCCGTCCAGACTTACCTGCTGCGGAACCGGCGGCTGAGGAGGAGCGGACGGACGGGGGCGTATCACCGGCTTTTGCTGTTCCGCCCGGTCGTAGATCATCGACTTCCCGCTGTCCAAAAACGTCAGCACCAGAGAATCTCCCTCAGGAATGAAGGCAAACCCCGGCAGAGCGGACTGCTGCCCGTCCGGCGTCACCATCACCAGGCTGTCCCGCACCGCGTACCGGCCCGCGAGGTTCTTTCCCGTCGCGCTCCTGTACTCGAATCGACCGCCTGAAAAGATGAAGGAACTGTTATCTTTTCCTGTCCATGTTCCTTCCAGCACCCGGGCGGAAAACAGCTGATCGGAGATTGGAACCAGCACGACGGGAGACAGATTGAAGGCGTCGAACATTTTCCAGACGTATCCGGTTTCGTCCGTGACCAGCACCGCGAAATTGCGGTCCGCCAGGGAAAAACCTTTCCATGAGTCGTTCCACTGGAAACGGCTGAGAAAGGGCACGCCTTCCTGCTCCCAGTTGAGATAGAAGGTCATATCCTCTTCACCCGGCGTCTGCTGAATGGCGATCAGGTTCTCGCCGCCATTGGGGTAAGGCCCCAGTTTGATTTCGAGGACGCTTCCCGTGGGGGCGATGATGAGCGTTTCATCGTCCCGCCGGGGGACTCCCGCGGCCACGGCGTAGCGGCCCGGCAGTTTCGCGAGCCCCTCCCTGTTGGTCACCTCCAGCCAGGGGGTGATGTTGGGGTTGGCCTTCA
The sequence above is a segment of the Synergistaceae bacterium genome. Coding sequences within it:
- a CDS encoding DUF3592 domain-containing protein, which gives rise to MAALVTALLSLVLIGFLCVRYCRTRSLEAESNLCVWPGALSVLLVIFVFLAFFPEWEVKNANRTAAALICGLFGLLLLPAGLLPVCKSFLKRRKCTRLAPGKVVSFERWEERVFDPDSRVETLYVLHTPVVEYRVGGEIFTASTEIFGAGEHSKRVDERGKVLLDPGLTEGCWVNVFYNPDDPSEAAWETRMKGEAVMAAIGAGLIVIGLVILE
- a CDS encoding creatininase family protein translates to MPDGKRELQHLTWKDCKQIFETDPVILLPLGSMEVQGPHSIVGDYLIASEVARETARRSDAYVIPVIPFGCSEYFREFPGTISLSPMTLYGLLHDVIECLIEHGATKLLLVNGHGGNNGTLEWIGRDIRREFGVIMGKITIWRSFTKELLTEVYGEKAVNNKHGGGMVDAVVRYLFPDDIRADYVGPSDINQQWEAFTLTDIGETLIGGTIQDIYTDMTHVSKQGCLGDPLMSTAEDGKVLFEAMVACCCEFVDKMKRSDMRLH